TGCACAAGCACAGCAAGgtctttaaaaatttcatttacTTCACCAATTTGCTGCTGAATTTCTTGAATGCCTTGATCTCTTTCTTCAATGATAGCCTCATTGAAGGCAATCTCATTATCTAAAAACACCACCTCCTGCCTGCAGCAAGATAATGCTATAGCTGAGATACTAAATATACAATCAGGTCAAATCTAAAAATGTCAAAATACATTTTGGTCCATGACAAAATTGGAATTCAATATTAGTCCCTAAAAGAATTTGCCAATACCTTCAaccctaaaataaaaaatgttataacaAGTTACTACTTCCATTTGGTAGCTTGGGCATTCATTATGTGATCACTGAAATGCAGTGTGTTTCAATTAATTACAGATTAGAATTTcgaaataattaaattcttacAACATATCTTTACTTAGGGGATGAAAGCATTAGCAGATTTTctttaactaatatttatattaactcATTTTGAAAGGGGTAGCCTTCTATTAACACTAAATCACCAAAAAAGTTTTTCAACAAAGTTTACAACTTGTAGCAGAACCCTGACAGTGATTCATCAACTCTTCGCACAGAGAGAGGGGTCGGGGTGTAGAAAGaggaaaataataaagaaaaaagaagcacTTTAGCATCAACGTTATTATAGAGCATAATTTCCTATGACAAATAGGTTACATTTAAGAAGTAATCTGATATACATTAATTCATGTTGAAGTTTCCAGATTTTCATCAAATTCACAGTCTTGTCATTTATAATGTAAATTCCTCCACAGCaccagaagaaaaaaagaaaaaacgaaTGTGCTTTTCACTATCAATTGTATTTTAGTTTCAtgtaatatacaaaaattaccTTCTGGATTCCACAAGAAGGGCACGCTGTTCTGGCATCTTACCAGAATTAGCAACTGCTTCATTAGCTGTATAGCTGCAAAAAGAGAAGCCCAAATATTAAGTGTTATGTGCATAGATGACAGCCAGTAGAGAAGCAAAATTAATAACCAACagtaacatattcttctttaaGAATGAgttcaatatataaaattgtatCAACATAAGCATTACGCCACACACATAAACACAGTCTTCCACTGTTAGATTCCACTAATGGTTGATTAGTCACCTGGATGGAGCTGCTTGTGGAACAAATGGGGTGTAAGCTGTTTCCCTCTCTGCCGCAAGACGCTGTGCCTTCTGAAATTCTTTCAACACTGCCTGAAAATCTTTCGCGAGTTTAGCATCTGCTATCTTCTTGCTTGCCTGCAAACACACACACAATAAAGACATTAAATgcctcttttattttattttggtcaaTGTAAAAGAACTCAAGGTCATAGCAACCAATACATTAACATATAATTATAACTAAAACTATCCCAAACATTTCCAGCAAAAACATTCACTCAAAAACTAATCCCAGCGAAACCATCCCCCAAAACAATCTGGGAAATAAAAAGCACAATTTCCGGAGAGACTCATGATAACAATTCCATGGTATCATAACAAGAATTAACCTTATCTTCACATGCAATTGAGGTAAAAACTTACATTGATATTAGATTGGTGATCAATTTCACTAGCTTGTTTAAGCTTCGCTGAAGTGTCCTTCACCAATTGTCCAATGTGCAGCCTTGTCTTGTGCCTGCAACGTCAATAACGCCGTAAGAAACGGAAACCTCGATCCAATTGTTATCTCAGAAATATCATGCAAAAAGCAAATCCAATCAAAAAACAAACCACAACCACAAAAAATTCACACCAAAACAGTCAAGGCACATAAGAGGGAGAAAGAGGGGAACGTGATCTCACAGCTTCTCGCGGAGCTCGGGGGTGTCTTTGGGGGTTCCTAGGGTGTTAACGAGCCTCTGGAAGGTGGAGACCGCAGTGTTGATCTGGAAAATTCCGGCAGCCACCGCCTGAGTGGGGTCTTGCTTGCCGTTGATGTTGCCTCGGCGGGAAGCGAACGGCCGGCCGGCCTCGATGTCTTGAAAACTCATTCTATATTATTGAatctctctctctgtctctcgAGGATTGCGCGCGCGTGCCTGCTTAACCCTAAATAAGCTTCTCGAGAAAATTGAAGACAGTTTCCTTAGAATTGGAAAATTGAAAGAGGAAAGTTGTTGCCGGTCTCGGAAAACCGATCGGAATTCGGTGAATTAGGGATGTTATGAATCTAAAAGTGCAGCACCGAACCCgatttagagagagaagagagatagagagatttTGTGATGTGATGATTGCTTtacttttagagagagaaattgGAAGCGTGCCTGTTATGGAGCGAAACTTCGTTATGATGCCTTGCCGACACGTGGACCCAAGTACACGTGGCTCCTCAAGATACGACAGacataaaataaagttaaaattaaattcattaacaAAATCGTGATTGAAGTTAAATAATGGCCATAGAGACGAGGGAATGACTCTTAACACATCCACCACTGGATCATATGGATGCGGATTAATTGAGGGGCAGCTGAATTCCAAGGCCGATCACATGAATGTTTCTCCATTCGGTTGCCGTTTGTGCGTGGTATATACTATATAtggaaatttgaaaatcaatccGAATAAGGTGTTGGGAAATGAAAAAGAAGTCTTTATTTCAACCTCAATCCTATGTGTTTTAAAAACATGATGATGGTAGAATATGAGGGGAGAAAGATTGTAAAAATGAGAAATTTAAGAGAGAAAATGATTGAATCAACACTCCGGACGGaagaattttaaaatcctaGCACCTCTTGGATACACCGTAAGTATTGGTATATCAAAGTACTATAATggagaaaaaaaactaaagatTTATGATTTTAGTTTATCATTTTGTATgagtagtttaatttttttattatttatagtcTCTTTTAATTCGACAAACTAAAGAGTAACagtaagttttatttaaaaatttttagttaataaattattacatgtataaaataaaattacttaaaccaatgaataaactaatcatttaactaattaagttagttaatagtttaatatttttagtctattaattaatttaacactGTATTTTTAGtcaataattataatgaaatattttttaaaaaaaagtattactTTTATTGAGaacattataaaaatatttcttaaattaagattttattaatatgttttAAAGATCCGTTTTaagaatatcataaaaaaattctaaaatttattaaaaataataaaatgtactgaaatttaaatatatcacaaaatttagagtatttatttaaataattttttgaaagatttaaaAATGGATATTTtagtcataaaaaaaataatacataaattatttttcaattttttttctgtcGGACATAATAATCTCCAAACTATTTTTCAGCGTAACTCACTATTAAATGACAAAATAATCTATGATAAGGAGGACAAAACAGTCCCTGatagttttctttttcctcttcttctccgtTGCCATCACCGTCTCTTCaactaatataatttttgctTGAAGGACAATCCAATTTGAGGAGGAAAGTGAGAGCACATGAGAAGAGGAAGTGCAAAACGGTGACGTTTTGGCTTGGGTTGAAGTTGTTAGTGGATTGTAAGAACACGACGTTTTCGACAAGCTCGCCTCTAATGGCAGATCGGGTGATGGTGTTGTCTGGTATGAAGCCACATGTGTTATTGTTGCATCCTGGGGAGAGGGGCGCTGCAGGTGCATGAACCACAAGAGGTGAAGCTAGCAAGGGAGCACTTAGCGGAACCGCAACGGGAGGGCGGTAGGTGGAGGAGACATAGTTTTGGTCGCAGTAGTCATTGGACCAATGTTTTTGGTCTAAATGATTTCTGAGCTGAAAATACGATAATGGCGACAGagaaaaggaggaagaagaaagttATCGGAAACTATTTTGTCCTCCTTGTCAAGGAGTGTTTTGTCTTTCATTAGTAAATTACGCCGGAAAATAAAATGGGGACTGTTATGTCCGACGGAAAAAAATATTggatattaatttatatattaattttattggaACTAAAATGTctgcttttaaaatttgtagGGATTGATTTTGGTAAttactcaaatttaaattcttttattattatactcTTTAAATGTGTATCTTTAAAATACAATATTGTCTTTTGTTTGATGTAGTCAACATATTCAaccaatattaaaatattatcttgTATAGGTACAGAGTGAAACCGCACTCCGACCCTTAATCATTTTGCAAACTTCTATTTCGCCCATTGTCAATTGAAAAATGATATTACAGTCCTTAACTAATTTATCTGTCAGATCTTTTGCTTTTTCTGTTAATGTCTCTATCTATAACTAACGGATGTTATCTAAATGTATCGTTAATTCAACACGTGTCAAATAACCATTTAAAGGACAAATCGCCCCTGACCACTCAACAAAAATATTGCATTTTGCCTCTCTTCAATGATTTCTCCGAAGCTAATTTATCTAACGGTTTAGATAATTTCACTCTCGGCGAAAGAGATAGGGcaaaataatatatagagaTTGCAGTAATGAGTTTGCTATGACTGTGCTTGATTTTTCGGAGTTGTTAGGATTTAGTAATAATATGA
The Arachis duranensis cultivar V14167 chromosome 5, aradu.V14167.gnm2.J7QH, whole genome shotgun sequence genome window above contains:
- the LOC107487177 gene encoding syntaxin-22; the protein is MSFQDIEAGRPFASRRGNINGKQDPTQAVAAGIFQINTAVSTFQRLVNTLGTPKDTPELREKLHKTRLHIGQLVKDTSAKLKQASEIDHQSNINASKKIADAKLAKDFQAVLKEFQKAQRLAAERETAYTPFVPQAAPSSYTANEAVANSGKMPEQRALLVESRRQEVVFLDNEIAFNEAIIEERDQGIQEIQQQIGEVNEIFKDLAVLVHEQGAMIDDIGSNIEHSHAATAQARSQLAKASKTQRSNSSLVIYTA